One window of the Pseudomonadota bacterium genome contains the following:
- a CDS encoding saccharopine dehydrogenase family protein — protein MNNTKNQGRIMIIGAGGVAAVAMHKCAQIPEVFKEIMVASRTLSKCEAIRRDINKRYGRDIQIAQVNADNVQELAALINRFQPDLVLNLALPYQDLHIMDACLETGVHYIDTANYEPLDEAHFEYSWQWAYQERFKEKGVMAVLGSGFDPGVTNIFTAYAQKHLFDEINYLDILDCNAGTHGHIFATNFNPEINIREVTQVVRHWEGGKWIDTPAIIEEGSVHFSFDYPIAGAKESYLLYHEELESLVLNIKGLKRARFWMTFSENYLNHLRVLQNVGMTRIDEVDFEGQKIVPIKFLKALLPEPASLGTGYTGKTVIGNIMTGKKDGKTITRYIYNVCDHEDAFKETGTQAIAYTTGVPAMIGAMMVLTGVWQGTGVYNIEQLDPDKFMEALNKYGLPWQVVEHTPLPDKV, from the coding sequence ATGAATAATACAAAGAATCAGGGAAGAATTATGATAATCGGTGCCGGAGGCGTTGCCGCCGTTGCAATGCACAAATGCGCACAGATTCCTGAAGTCTTCAAGGAAATAATGGTTGCAAGCAGGACACTCTCAAAATGCGAGGCTATCAGAAGGGATATCAACAAGAGGTACGGCAGGGACATTCAAATAGCGCAGGTAAATGCCGACAACGTGCAAGAGCTTGCCGCTCTGATAAACAGATTTCAACCGGACCTTGTACTTAATCTCGCCCTTCCCTACCAGGATCTGCACATTATGGATGCCTGTCTGGAAACAGGGGTACATTACATAGACACCGCAAATTATGAACCTCTCGATGAAGCCCACTTTGAATATAGTTGGCAATGGGCCTATCAGGAAAGATTTAAAGAAAAGGGGGTCATGGCAGTTCTCGGTTCAGGATTCGATCCCGGTGTAACGAATATCTTCACAGCCTATGCGCAAAAGCATCTCTTCGACGAGATCAATTATCTGGACATACTGGATTGCAATGCCGGAACACATGGCCATATCTTTGCCACAAACTTCAATCCTGAGATCAATATAAGAGAAGTAACACAGGTAGTAAGACATTGGGAAGGCGGGAAATGGATTGATACGCCTGCCATCATCGAAGAAGGCAGCGTGCATTTCAGTTTTGATTATCCAATTGCAGGGGCAAAGGAGAGCTATCTTCTCTACCATGAAGAGCTGGAATCGCTGGTCCTCAATATCAAAGGGCTGAAGCGTGCCCGGTTCTGGATGACCTTCTCCGAAAATTACCTGAACCATTTAAGGGTGCTTCAGAACGTGGGCATGACGCGCATAGACGAAGTCGACTTCGAGGGACAGAAGATCGTACCCATAAAATTTCTCAAGGCCCTGCTTCCTGAACCTGCATCCCTTGGGACGGGATATACAGGGAAGACGGTTATCGGCAACATTATGACCGGGAAAAAGGACGGGAAGACCATTACCAGGTACATTTACAATGTCTGTGACCATGAAGATGCCTTTAAGGAGACGGGAACACAGGCGATTGCCTATACGACGGGCGTACCTGCCATGATCGGGGCCATGATGGTACTCACAGGGGTATGGCAAGGGACCGGGGTATATAACATAGAGCAGCTCGATCCCGACAAATTCATGGAGGCGCTGAACAAATACGGTCTGCCCTGGCAGGTTGTTGAGCACACACCGCTTCCAGACAAGGTATGA
- the nspC gene encoding carboxynorspermidine decarboxylase: MATPVYLLDETLIEENMRTLQYVKDRTGCKILHALKSYASFATFPMMSRYLDGICASGLNEARLGHEEFKKEVHTFGTAYKEKEIRQILKYSDSIIFNSFYQLEKYGKIARKKGVETGLRVNPGHAEVATEMYNPCAGYSRLGIVHDTFSELFPKYRELVDGLHFHAMCEQNSDVLERILKSFEKLYGQYIKGLKWVNFGGGHHITRDDYDIERLINIINKFKKNYGVQVYLEPGEASVLNAGVLISSVLDIVKNKMEIAIMDASVEAHMPDVLLMPYRPHIMGSARPDEKKYTCRIAGPSCLAGDIAGDYSFDEPLKRGDKLVFTDMALYSIVKSTTFNGINLPDIAVIRAGGKVEIVKRFGYKDYRGRQS; encoded by the coding sequence ATAGCAACTCCTGTATATCTCCTTGATGAAACCCTCATAGAAGAAAACATGCGGACATTGCAGTATGTAAAAGACCGCACTGGCTGCAAGATATTGCATGCCTTGAAATCATACGCATCATTCGCAACCTTTCCCATGATGAGCAGATATCTGGACGGAATCTGTGCCAGCGGTCTCAATGAAGCCAGACTTGGCCATGAAGAATTCAAGAAAGAGGTGCACACCTTCGGGACAGCATATAAAGAAAAAGAGATCCGACAGATATTGAAGTATTCCGACTCCATCATATTCAATTCATTTTATCAGCTTGAGAAATATGGGAAAATAGCCCGGAAAAAGGGCGTTGAAACAGGCTTGAGGGTGAATCCGGGACATGCCGAGGTTGCAACAGAAATGTACAATCCGTGTGCCGGCTATTCGAGGCTTGGCATAGTTCATGATACGTTCAGCGAGCTATTCCCGAAGTACAGGGAACTGGTTGACGGACTGCACTTCCATGCCATGTGTGAGCAGAATTCAGACGTCCTTGAAAGAATTCTAAAATCATTCGAAAAGCTCTACGGGCAATACATTAAGGGGTTGAAATGGGTGAATTTCGGGGGCGGGCACCACATAACCCGTGACGATTATGACATAGAGCGCCTTATCAATATTATAAACAAATTCAAGAAAAATTACGGGGTACAGGTGTATCTCGAACCCGGCGAAGCCAGCGTACTGAATGCAGGGGTTTTGATCTCCTCTGTACTGGATATTGTAAAAAACAAGATGGAGATCGCGATAATGGACGCATCGGTGGAAGCACATATGCCCGATGTGCTGCTTATGCCCTACAGGCCCCACATAATGGGATCAGCCCGGCCGGATGAGAAGAAATATACCTGTAGAATCGCCGGGCCAAGCTGTCTTGCCGGGGACATAGCGGGCGATTATTCCTTTGATGAGCCCTTAAAAAGGGGAGATAAACTTGTTTTTACAGACATGGCTCTATACAGCATCGTGAAGAGCACTACTTTTAACGGCATAAACCTCCCGGATATCGCAGTGATAAGAGCTGGGGGGAAGGTAGAGATAGTGAAGAGATTCGGCTATAAGGATTACAGGGGCAGGCAATCATAA
- a CDS encoding response regulator — MSEMKKILWVDDDDTILDAFKLKLEKTGRFEIVITTDGSRVVALAQEIGPDLIVTDIKMPFVDGADVANLLKKTDATKSIPLLFLSSLVTKEEMDATGGFIGGRHMASKSTSVEKIIAKIDSMLNAEK, encoded by the coding sequence ATGTCAGAGATGAAAAAAATTCTATGGGTTGATGATGATGATACCATTCTGGATGCGTTTAAGCTAAAACTCGAAAAGACCGGCAGGTTCGAAATTGTTATCACAACGGATGGAAGCCGCGTTGTTGCATTGGCACAGGAGATTGGCCCTGACCTTATTGTGACGGACATAAAAATGCCCTTTGTAGACGGGGCAGATGTGGCAAATTTATTAAAAAAGACAGATGCAACGAAGAGTATCCCGCTCCTTTTTCTTTCATCACTGGTTACAAAAGAGGAAATGGATGCTACTGGAGGATTCATAGGTGGACGCCATATGGCCTCCAAGAGCACGAGCGTTGAAAAGATCATTGCCAAGATCGATTCCATGCTCAATGCCGAAAAGTAA
- a CDS encoding response regulator — MIDVKERKTILVVDDTPANIQILVEVLKDEYTTIVATNGEKALRLAAKDPVPDLILLDVMMPVMDGYEACAKLKADIKTRDIPIIFVTAKSEVEDELKGFELGGVDYITKPVSPPLVKARVRTHLALKEAREILARQNEELREAARLREDVENIVRHDLKAPLNSIISLPQIILQERLAAGESAEHLRAIEESGYRMLRMINLSLDLFKMERGMYQFEPASVDVVKIISKIFSENRGIAASKSISLEITLQGYPIQEYERFFLQGEELLCYSMFSNLIKNAIEASPQREAVSVALASAGQEGHISIHNSGVVPEKIRSTFFEKYATAGKSGGTGLGTYSAKLIAETQGGSIAMETSEHEGTTITIMLPLAAKVDVRDDKTLDSREQQKEKLLSGLEYIHDQKILLVDDESFNLKILEKHLTYPKFILDCAENGRDAYEKHRESIYDVIFMDVEMPVMNGIEAVRAIREWEESEKIRPVPVIALSGHDDDAAKQRCAEAGFTGYLIKPAKREDLLRIVRQSAEANNTPLDFFTGLPPQVSENQSSHPEEKLDYLAIIDPDLEELIPSFLKKMDINISALQESLHNNDFDATKAIAHKLKGSFSIYCFAVLSGVCADIENSVKDGNTDKALGHLVRLKDYFTNLRIEYKKDTL, encoded by the coding sequence ATGATTGACGTGAAGGAACGAAAGACAATCCTTGTTGTGGATGATACACCTGCAAACATCCAGATACTCGTTGAGGTGCTGAAAGACGAGTATACAACAATTGTGGCAACAAACGGGGAAAAGGCCCTGCGTCTCGCCGCAAAAGATCCTGTTCCCGATCTGATTCTCCTTGACGTTATGATGCCCGTTATGGACGGATATGAAGCCTGTGCAAAGCTGAAAGCGGATATTAAAACCAGAGATATACCGATTATCTTTGTGACAGCCAAGAGTGAAGTGGAGGATGAACTCAAAGGTTTTGAACTTGGGGGAGTAGATTATATCACCAAGCCCGTCAGTCCCCCTCTGGTAAAAGCAAGGGTTAGAACGCATCTTGCCCTTAAAGAAGCAAGGGAAATATTAGCAAGGCAGAATGAAGAATTGCGTGAAGCAGCACGCCTCCGTGAGGACGTTGAAAATATTGTCCGCCATGACCTTAAAGCACCCCTGAACAGCATCATAAGTCTGCCGCAAATTATTCTTCAGGAAAGACTGGCTGCCGGTGAAAGTGCAGAACATCTTCGGGCTATCGAAGAATCAGGATACAGGATGCTGCGGATGATCAACCTTTCACTTGACCTCTTCAAGATGGAGAGAGGAATGTATCAATTTGAGCCTGCCTCTGTGGATGTTGTAAAGATAATTAGTAAGATTTTTTCAGAGAACAGAGGAATTGCAGCATCAAAAAGTATAAGTCTTGAAATAACTCTTCAAGGTTATCCGATACAGGAGTATGAAAGGTTTTTTTTACAGGGAGAAGAGCTCCTTTGCTATTCCATGTTTTCAAATCTCATAAAAAACGCCATTGAAGCATCGCCACAGAGAGAAGCCGTCTCCGTCGCCCTCGCATCAGCCGGTCAGGAGGGGCATATAAGTATCCACAACAGTGGCGTCGTACCGGAAAAAATCCGTTCAACATTTTTTGAGAAATATGCAACAGCAGGTAAAAGCGGGGGGACGGGCCTGGGAACCTACTCGGCAAAGCTCATCGCAGAGACGCAAGGCGGCTCAATTGCGATGGAGACCTCCGAACATGAAGGGACAACGATAACAATCATGTTGCCTCTTGCCGCTAAGGTAGATGTCCGTGATGATAAAACGCTTGACAGTAGGGAACAGCAAAAAGAAAAATTGTTATCTGGCCTGGAGTATATCCACGACCAGAAAATCCTCCTTGTCGATGACGAATCTTTTAACCTGAAGATACTGGAAAAACACCTTACTTATCCGAAGTTTATCTTAGATTGTGCGGAAAACGGCAGGGACGCCTATGAAAAACATCGTGAATCAATATATGATGTTATTTTTATGGATGTGGAGATGCCAGTTATGAACGGCATTGAAGCCGTCCGTGCCATCCGTGAATGGGAAGAATCGGAAAAAATAAGGCCCGTTCCGGTCATAGCCCTTTCAGGTCATGACGATGACGCAGCAAAGCAGAGATGTGCAGAGGCTGGTTTTACAGGCTACCTTATAAAACCTGCTAAACGAGAGGATCTTCTCAGAATCGTGCGGCAATCAGCCGAAGCAAATAATACACCTCTTGATTTTTTTACCGGATTGCCTCCCCAGGTGTCGGAAAATCAGAGTTCCCATCCTGAAGAAAAGCTCGATTACCTTGCCATAATAGACCCTGATCTTGAGGAACTCATACCATCATTCCTAAAGAAGATGGACATCAATATATCGGCATTGCAGGAGTCACTCCACAATAATGATTTTGATGCCACGAAAGCAATTGCGCACAAATTGAAGGGGAGTTTCAGTATTTATTGCTTTGCTGTTTTGAGCGGGGTGTGCGCAGATATTGAAAATTCGGTCAAGGATGGGAACACAGACAAGGCCTTAGGGCATCTTGTACGATTGAAGGATTACTTTACGAATCTCAGGATTGAGTACAAAAAGGACACTTTGTAG